In Plasmodium gaboni strain SY75 chromosome 14, whole genome shotgun sequence, one genomic interval encodes:
- a CDS encoding exported protein (PHISTb): protein MFYLEEKVDNMFKFFIPKCYSIVILAGTLYMLLHNVSLINQDNGFHIIPVNNVLKRKLYEINSVVNDIKISESLENVNDSVNNTENEIKLKVQEILSHNDNNFNLFKKYESIFSGLNNDEVYKTYELYLTDENVKSRFNNMKDIEYNKEIKELNEETLNKETLRHIWIDIKSNEEHKYFKMIRNIYNMLMHMKVKYKEVNIFTNDLWRECYSNYLSEKKNVEHFLNEMFNDWFLHSNIKLDEFKIIILGTKLIYRRLLNYIEKKNKGIIINAFKEKIKERKLPNSKIEEMYKIDFERKNEKKKNKMLNYYLKKRNYYPEMNDQIFINDDKYMTDVNYYLDGNKNEKKYIYDDVDETDEYDTKLLFDEKMNEDMIKTEEDIIKKIDEKVTEQYDEDNVSELGEDNVAKTIEDNVAKTIEDKVDKKIEDNVAKTVEDNVAKTVENKVAKTGKNKVAKTVENKAAKTGKNKVAKTIEDKVAKTGENYVKESGKPNVKEFKQKVEKMKIHEDKTKHYVKEKEDNKYDEKTMATIFDGTSSYTDSSSLFSDHSSTKDKNSHTYSSILEELPDAGETQGVISYVKDNDSVFKIQYLTNNRPIVYEQTKDAGETRFKVVKNKKHRKKKNIRKSLV from the exons atgttttatcTAGAAGAGAAAGTAGataatatgtttaaattttttataccTAAATGTTATTCTATAGTTATTCTTGCTGGCACATTGTATATGCTCCTTCAC aaTGTGTCATTGATAAATCAAGATAATGGTTTTCATATTATCCCAGTTAataatgtattaaaaagaaaactatatgaaataaatagtgtagttaatgatataaaaatttctGAGTCTTTAGAAAATGTAAATGATTCGGTTAATAATACAGAGAACGAAATAAAACTTAAAGTACAAGAGATATTATCtcataatgataataattttaatttattcaaaaaatatgaatctatattttcaggcttaaataatgatgaagTTTATAAAACTTATGAACTTTATTTAACTGATGAAAATGTTAAAAGTAGATTTAACAATATGAAAGATattgaatataataaagaaataaaagaattGAATGAAGAAACACTTAATAAGGAGACCTTAAGACATATATGGATAGATATTAAATCAAATGAAgaacataaatattttaaaatgattagaaatatatataatatgttaatGCATATGAAAGTAAAATATAAGGAAgttaatatttttacaaatGATCTATGGAGGGAATGTTATTCAAATTATCTTtctgaaaaaaaaaatgtagaACATTTCTTGAATGAAATGTTTAATGATTGGTTTCTTCATagtaatattaaattagatgaattcaaaattattatattaggtacaaaattaatttatagacgtttattaaattatattgaaaaaaaaaataaaggaattataattaatgcattcaaagaaaaaataaaagaaagaaaattaCCAAACAGTAAAATAGAAGAAATGTATAAAATTGACTTTGAAAggaaaaatgaaaaaaagaaaaataaaatgttgaattattatttaaaaaaaagaaattattatccAGAAATGAATGATCAAATATTTATCAATGATGACAAGTATATGACTGATgtgaattattatttggatggaaataaaaatgaaaaaaaatatatatatgacGATGTTGATGAGACGGATGAGTATGatacaaaattattattcgatgaaaaaatgaatgaagatatgataaaaacagaagaagatataattaaaaaaattgatgAAAAAGTTACAGAACAATATGATGAAGACAATGTATCCGAATTAGGAGAAGATAATGTAGCTAAAACAATAGAAGATAATGTAGCTAAAACAATAGAAGATAAGgtagataaaaaaatagaagATAATGTAGCTAAAACAGTAGAAGATAATGTAGCTAAAACAGTAGAAAATAAGGTAGCCAAAACAGGAAAAAATAAGGTAGCCAAAACAGTAGAAAATAAGGCAGCTAAAACAGGAAAAAATAAGGTAGCTAAAACAATAGAAGATAAGGTAGCTAAAACAGGAGAAAATTATGTAAAGGAATCAGGTAAACCTAATGTTAAAGAATTTAAACAAAAAGTtgaaaaaatgaaaattcATGAAGATAAAACAAAACATTATGTAAAGgaaaaagaagataataaatatgatgaaaaaacTATGGCAACAATTTTTGACGGTACATCATCTTATACTGATAgttcttctttatttagCGACCATTCTTCAACAAAGGATAAAAATAGCCACACATATTCATCAATTCTAGAAGAACTACCAGATGCAGGTGAAACACAAGGAGTGATATCATACGTAAAAGACAATGATTCTGTTTTCAAAATACAATATCTTACTAATAATAGACCCATAGTTTATGAACAAACAAAAGATGCTGGAGAAACACGTTTCAAAgttgtaaaaaataaaaaacatagaaagaagaaaaatatcCGAAAGAGCCTTGTCTAg